The following coding sequences lie in one Miscanthus floridulus cultivar M001 chromosome 9, ASM1932011v1, whole genome shotgun sequence genomic window:
- the LOC136481192 gene encoding uncharacterized protein yields MLRSTGDRVVIVGGGIAGALLAKTLENHADVVLIDPKEYFEIPWANLRAKVDPAAVERTVIPHSDYLTQAKVVTAFAVGVDDSVVLTSIGRAVAYDFLVIATGRTCNRPQKQSERLEMFQHDKERIDGARSVLIVGGGPIGVELAAEIVMKSPEKRVTLVHGAPRLLKVMGARASAKALEWLRSKNVTVLLDQTVDLASATPDTREFTTSAGQTVEADAHFVCTGRPVASGWLKGTLLGEHVDEEGHLRVDGHLRVGGLRNVFAVGDITDVPEAKQGHLAQRQAMVVSRNLRLLVKGATREEKLHRYKPSPRTSMTVTLGHRDALAELPFMTLIGHVPGAVKPRDHFITRTRRMMGIKSKPYGTMPHVM; encoded by the coding sequence GAAGGAGTATTTCGAGATCCCGTGGGCGAACCTGCGCGCCAAGGTGGACCCGGCGGCGGTGGAGCGCACCGTCATCCCGCACTCCGACTACCTGACGCAGGCCAAGGTGGTGACCGCGTTCGCCGTCGGCGTGGACGACTCCGTGGTGCTCACCTCCATCGGCCGCGCCGTGGCGTACGACTTCCTGGTGATCGCGACGGGGCGCACGTGCAACCGTCCGCAGAAGCAGTCGGAGCGGCTGGAGATGTTCCAGCACGACAAGGAGCGGATCGACGGAGCCCGGTCGGTGCTGATCGTCGGCGGCGGGCCCATCGGCGTGGAGCTAGCGGCGGAGATCGTGATGAAGAGCCCCGAGAAGCGCGTGACCCTCGTCCACGGCGCGCCGCGGCTGCTCAAGGTGATGGGCGCCCGGGCGTCGGCCAAGGCGCTGGAGTGGCTGCGGTCCAAGAACGTCACCGTGCTTCTGGACCAGACGGTGGACCTGGCGTCGGCGACCCCGGACACCCGGGAGTTCACGACGTCGGCGGGGCAGACGGTGGAGGCCGACGCTCACTTCGTGTGCACGGGCCGGCCCGTGGCGTCTGGGTGGCTCAAGGGGACGCTCCTCGGGGAGCATGTGGACGAGGAAGGCCATCTCCGGGTGGACGGCCACCTCCGCGTCGGCGGGCTGCGGAACGTGTTCGCCGTCGGCGACATCACGGACGTGCCGGAGGCGAAGCAGGGCCACCTGGCGCAGCGGCAAGCGATGGTGGTGTCCCGGAACCTCCGGCTGCTGGTGAAGGGCGCCACCCGGGAGGAGAAGCTGCACCGGTACAAGCCGTCCCCGAGGACGTCCATGACCGTGACGCTCGGCCACCGCGACGCGCTGGCGGAGCTGCCGTTCATGACGCTCATCGGGCACGTCCCCGGCGCCGTCAAGCCACGGGACCACTTCATCACCAGGACGCGCAGGATGATGGGGATCAAGAGCAAACCCTACGGCACGATGCCGCACGTCATGTGA